In Aspergillus fumigatus Af293 chromosome 2, whole genome shotgun sequence, a genomic segment contains:
- a CDS encoding MFS transporter, which produces MSTTQQTDSVTTTEKPESPVDEDSSSEKSTEDVRGKETQQGEESDRTFAPINASVATNNERSQKLQRTTSSTIERSWSLNDGYSCHTVDEEAEDRSNQPGEAADGDEFVVGWDDNDPKNPRNMNKLRRWLIVIICSSGSLCFYGRKWIYIVSFTFFLIWLIPCAVAQNIQTMIVSRFFNGLAGSAFLSVAGGTVGDLFDRHELSAPMMLYTASPFIGPEVGPLVGGFINQFTTWRWTFYVLLIWSGVLLVSIILFVPETYHPVLLRRKAQKLRKETGDDRWKAPIERMHRSVARTVLRSTYRPWLLLALEPMCLNLCIFSAILLGILYLFFGAFQLVFGNVYGFELWQRGLSFLGLFVGMVFAILSDPFWRRVYVRLEKKHEKAVGKPDDFQPEWRLPPAILGGPLVTIGLFIFAWTIYRHVHWIVPLIGSAFFGAGTILVYSGVFTFLVDAYPTYAASALAANSFARSTFGGVFPLFGNQSKHSLPVYASAVVREVELEQQVRSMVYVNGGSLILS; this is translated from the exons ATGTCGACAACTCAGCAGACCGACTCTGTTACCACAACAGAAAAGCCTGAGTCGCCTGTCGATGAGGATTCGTCAAGTGAGAAGAGCACGGAAGATGTTCGAGGAAAAGAAACACAACAGGGTGAAGAATCGGATAGGACTTTTGCACCCATCAATGCGTCCGTCGCAACAAACAATGAGCGATCGCAGAAGCTGCAGCGCACTACGTCTTCGACCATCGAGCGCAGCTGGTCTCTGAATGATGGATACAGCTGCCATACTGTCGacgaagaagcagaagatagATCTAACCAACCGGGTGAAGCAGCCGACGGTGATGAGTTTGTTGTCGGATGGGATGACAATGACCCTAAGAACCCCCGGAATATGAACAAGCTCCGGCGATGGCTTATTGTCATCATTTGCTCGTCGGGTTCTCTCTGT TTTTATGGTCGAAAGTGGATTTACATCGTGTCGTTTACCTTCTTTTTGATATGGTTGATCCCGTGTGCCGTGGCGCAGAACATCCAGACTATGATCGTAAGCCGTTTCTTCAACGGCCTTGCTGGCAGTGCTTTTCTCAGCGTTGCGGGAGGTACAGTGGGCGATTTGTTTGACCGCCACGAACTCAGTGCCCCTATGATGCTATACACGGCTTCTCCTTTCATCGGTCCAGAAGTGGGCCCGCT GGTTGGCGGGTTCATTAACCAGTTTACGACTTG GCGCTGGACGTTTTATGTGCTCCTCATCTGGTCCGGTGTCCTTCTCGTCTCGATCATCCTGTTTGTTCCGGAGACCTACCACCCAGT ACTCCTCCGGCGCAAGGCGCAAAAGCTGCGCAAAGAAACGGGAGACGACAGATGGAAGGCTCCAATCGAACGAATGCACCGCTCGGTAGCACGGACTGTCCTGCGATCCACCTACCGGCCGTGGCTTCTATTGGCGTTGGAGCCGATGTGTTTGAACCTCTGTATATTCTCTGCCATCCTTCTGGGTATTCTCTATCTTTTCTTTGGTGCTTTTCAGCTCGTCTTCGGCAACGTATACGGCTTCGAGCTCTGGCAAAGAGGTCTGTCgttcctcggcctctttGTTGGTATGGTATTTGCCATCCTATCTGATCCTTTCTGGCGTCGAGTTTACGTTCGTCTGGAAAAGAAGCACGAAAAAGCTGTTGGGAAACCAGATGATTTCCAGCCCGAGTGGCGGCTACCCCCAG CAATCCTCGGAGGTCCGCTCGTCACCATAGGACTCTTCATATTTGCCTGGACCATCTATCGTCATGTGCACTGGATTGTACCACTGATTGGGAGTGCGTTCTTCGGAGCCGG GACGATCCTCGTATACTCGGGTGTATTCACGTTTCTGGTTGATGCCTACCCAACATACGCAGCGAGCGCTCTGGCAGCGAACAGTTTTGCTCGTTCGACCTTTGGGGGTGTCTTTCCATTGTTTGGTAACCAAAGTAAGCATTCTCTTCCTGTCTATGCATCTGCGGTCGTCCGCGAAGTGGAGCTGGAGCAACAGGTCAGGAGCATGGTCTACGTCAATGGTGGTAGCCTCATACTCAGCTGA
- a CDS encoding kleisin alpha gives MFYSETLLSKTGPLARVWLSANLERKLSKSHILQSDIESSVNAIVDQGQAPMALRLSGQLLLGVVRIYSRKARYLLDDCNEALMKIKMAFRLTNNNDLTSTVVAPGGITLPDVLTESDLFMNLDSSLLLSQTLNLEPEGKRQGHSMDFGSQLLPDSSFRRSVSQEPPRLEDHTLVDLNFGDDDDTHIGRDFSMEVGRDAPAPRPFEDDLLSDAGKFNDVDLQLDLGEDDAPLDKMDLGEDGAQDHFNFDETLDIGGDEELTREAEERRQQRDSESAMTELSEEELNRLEAEDVHLSKGGRGILDEEYADGEHEDGEQGDDITVQQAQRAKRRKVMPVMDLDEAIDFKPSHIKEQQADRSGILRPAAFLPRDPVLLTLMNMQKNGDFVSNVLGAGRGRGWAPELRDLLSFDAIRKAGELKRKRDSGIADMDVAAATAPALEFGEEEAIVPVDEGVGLDSTLHQRSEIEFPGDEEEQGLHMSDDEGMHHPVEEMDDTTVHPVDSGPVSVGTKHAVHILRDALGESAADQKKSVKFQDLLPEKRTSKADATKMFFEVLVLATKDAVKVEQGTDSVGGPIKIRGKRALWGSWAEENTSAEAASQPTEVAA, from the exons ATGTTCTACTCCGAGACCCTGCTGTCCAAGACGGGGCCGCTGGCCCGCGTCTGGTTGTCGGCCAACCTTGAGCGCAAGCTTTCGAAATCTCATATTCTGCAGTCGGATATCGAAAGCAGTGTCAATGCCATTGTTGATCAAGGACAGGCTCCGATGGCTCTACGACTTAGTGGTCAGCTGCTGTTGGGTGTGGTTCGGATCTACAGCAGAAAGGCCCGATATCTTTTGGACGACTGCAACGAGGCTTTGATGAAGATTAAGATG GCGTTCCGTTTGACAAACAATAATGACTTGACTTCTACCGTTGTCGCTCCTGGCGGCATCACTTTACCTGATGTGCTTACCGAATCCGATTTGTTTATGAACTTGGACTCCTCCTTGCTTCTGTCACAGACCCTTAATCTGGAACCAGAAGGCAAACGCCAGGGACACTCGATGGATTTTGGAAGTCAACTTCTACCTGATAGTAGCTTCCGACGATCTGTTTCTCAAGAGCCTCCACGCTTGGAGGACCACACATTAGTTGATTTGAACtttggcgatgatgatgataccCATATCGGCCGTGACTTCAGCATGGAAGTTGGTCGAGATGCTCCCGCTCCCCGCCCATTTGAAGACGACCTTCTCAGTGACGCCGGCAAGTTCAACGACGTTGACTTGCAGCTGGACCTCGGTGAGGATGACGCTCCTCTGGATAAGATGGATCTCGGTGAAGATGGAGCCCAGGACCACTTCAATTTCGATGAAACTTTGGATATCGGTGGCGACGAGGAGCTCACACGTGAAGCTGAAGAACGCCGACAGCAGCGCGACTCTGAATCCGCAATGACGGAACTTTCCGAAGAAGAACTCAACAGACTCGAGGCAGAAGATGTACATTTGTCGAAGGGAGGACGAGGGATTCTTGACGAGGAGTACGCCGACGGAGAACACGAAGATGGCGAACAGGGTGATGACATTACCGTTCAACAAGCACAACGTGCCAAGCGACGAAAGGTGATGCCGGTCATGGATCTGGATGAGGCCATCGACTTTAAGCCGAGTCATATTAAAGAACAACAGGCAGATCGATCTGGAATCTTGAGACCGGCAGCGTTCTTGCCTCGGGATCCTGTTCTTCTTACCTTGATGAACATGCAAAAGAACGGCGATTTTGTGTCAAACGTCCTTGGCGCGGGCCGCGGACGTGGTTGGGCCCCCGAGCTTCGCGATTTACTTTCATTCGATGCCATTAGGAAGGCAGGTGAATTGAAGAGAAAGCGCGATAGCGGCATCGCCGATATGGATGTAGCCGCAGCCACTGCCCCTGCTCTGGAATtcggcgaggaggaagccaTCGTGCCGGTGGATGAAGGAGTTGGTCTCGACTCGACCCTTCACCAGCGGTCGGAGATTGAGTTTcctggagatgaagaggaacagGGACTGCATATGAGCGACGATGAGGGCATGCATCACCCtgtggaagagatggacGATACAACTGTGCACCCCGTGGATAGCGGCCCGGTCTCCGTTGGTACTAAGCACGCCGTCCACATCCTCCGCGACGCGTTGGGCGAGTCTGCCGCCGATCAAAAGAAGAGCGTCAAGTTCCAGGATCTGTTACCCGAGAAGAGAACGAGCAAGGCTGATGCCACCAAGATGTTCTTCGAAGTTTTGGTCCTGGCCACCAAGGACGCAGTCAAGGTTGAGCAGGGTACTGACTCTGTTGGCGGTCCTATCAAGATCCGTGGGAAGCGTGCACTCTGGGGCTCATGGGCGGAAGAGAATACGAGCGCGGAGGCTGCTAGCCAGCCCACTGAGGTCGCGGCCTAA
- the pmr1 gene encoding Ca(2+)/Mn(2+)-transporting P-type ATPase PMR1, with protein MSRSATPALPLHNAQASRPSSRAPVTGVRSPSTSTSTYSLLGPEETAERLQTSLLHGLTPAEAEIRLLRDGPNELPHEEPEPLWLRFLKQFKETLILLLLASAAISFFMGNYDDAVSITLAVTIVVTVGFVQEYRSEKSLEALNRLVPHHAHLIRDVPPSSAPLMNNSTTAALGPDIELEDLASKSPSSASAAIKASSTVLASELVAGDLVLFTTGDRIPADIRITAATDLTIDESNLTGENEPVAKYPEALRSTKAAVSHSPKIVSPPRSPFYDAPASGAVGADIRLNEQHNIAFMGTLVRSGYGQGIVIGTGAKTEFGSISVSLQEIESPRTPLQLSMDRLGQELSYISFGVIALIVVIGLVQGRKLLEMFTIGVSLAVAAIPEGLPIIVTVTLALGVLRMAKRGAIMRRLPSVETLGSVNVVCSDKTGTLTLNHMAVTKMWHFDCPEPFEVHNDISSLTSGPAARTVLRIGNIANNARLSRVSANSPASASSAAVLSSTVDRASGAVKSRWVGQPTDVAILDLLDTFGEDDLRDRISRRVAETPFSSERKWMGVIIGSAQNDAPSFTGANNVAYIKGALEQVLTRCDTYLTKDGREVILDEPRRHTVRQAAEHMASEGLRVLAFASGAVRDTAGGGRVFGSRTSTPLSITSQGDEDDRYTGLVFAGLVGMNDPPRKDVHKSIRRLMAGGVRVIMITGDAESTAVAIAKKLGMPVRDSPGSRPVLTGQDLDRMSTADLAQAISTTSIFARTSPEHKMKIVRALQSRGDVVAMTGDGVNDAPALKKADIGIAMGKLGTDVAKEAADMILTDDDFSTILRAIEQGKGIFYNIQNFITFQLSTSVAALSLVLLSTLLGFKNPLNAMQILWINILMDGPPAQSLGVEPVDPTIMNRPPRSRTARVLTRPLIQRVLTSAFMIMLGTLAIYVYEMGDADDLSTPGKRSRVVTAHDTTMTFTCFVLFDMFNALTCRSESKSVLRGELPLFGNKMFNYAVLGSLFGQACVIYVPFFQRIFQTEPLNAAHLLKLLCVSSTVFWVDEGRKYLNAVKRRRAVGVGYSVNV; from the exons ATGTCAAGGTCCGCAACGCCTGCGCTACCTTTGCATAATGCCCAGGCTTCGAGACCATCATCCAGAGCCCCTGTAACAGGCGTGCGGTCACCATCA ACGTCCACATCGACATACTCCCTATTAGGTCCTGAAGAAACCGCGGAACGCCTACAGACATCTCTCCTTCACGGACTTACACCGGCAGAGGCGGAGATACGATTATTGCGAGATGGTCCAAACGAACTGCCGCATGAGGAACCGGAGCCCTTGTGGCTTCGGTTTCTCAAACAGTTCAAGGAGACACTAATCCTTCTTCTGTTGGCGTCCGCGGCCATCTCATTTTTTATGGGCAATTACGATGACGCCGTCAGCATTACCCTCGCTGTGACTATTGTGGTGACCGTCGGGTTCGTTCAGGAGTACAGGTCTGAAAAGTCCTTGGAGGCATTAAACCGTCTCGTGCCCCATCACGCACACCTCATCCGCGACGTTCCCCCGTCGAGCGCTCCTCTTATGAATAACTCTACAACTGCTGCTTTAGGGCCGGATATCGAACTGGAGGATCTTGCGAGCAAGAGCCCCAGCTCGGCATCGGCGGCTATCAAAGCGTCGAGTACGGTTCTGGCCTCCGAACTTGTCGCCGGGGATTTGGTTCTTTTTACCACAGGCGACCGCATTCCCGCGGACATACGGATTACTGCAGCTACTGACTTGACCATCGACGAGTCGAACTTGACTGGCGAGAACGAGCCTGTGGCCAAATATCCCGAGGCACTTCGCAGCACCAAGGCCGCAGTCTCCCACTCTCCCAAAATTGTTAGCCCGCCTCGGTCACCGTTCTACGACGCTCCCGCCAGCGGCGCCGTTGGCGCGGATATACGTTTGAATGAACAACATAATATTGCATTCATGGGAACCCTCGTGCGATCAGGATATGGCCAGGGTATTGTCATTGGGACTGGTGCTAAGACAGAGTTTGGCAGCATTTCAGTGTCACTCCAGGAGATCGAGAGCCCGCGCACGCCACTCCAGCTTTCAATGGATCGACTGGGCCAGGAATTGAGCTATATCTCCTTTGGTGTGATCGCGTTGATTGTTGTGATCGGGTTAGTGCAGGGTCGAAAGCTCCTTGAGATGTTCACCATCGGTGTTTCTCTCGCGGTCGCTGCCATTCCGGAAGGACTTCCGATCATTGTGACCGTCACTCTGGCTCTGGGTGTGCTGCGGATGGCCAAGCGAGGTGCGATCATGCGAAGGCTACCGAGCGTCGAGACCCTGGGATCAGTGAACGTGGTGTGCAGCGACAAAACAGGCACTCTTACGCTCAACCACATGGCTGTTACCAAGATGTGGCATTTCGACTGCCCGGAACCATTCGAGGTCCACAACGATATCTCCTCTTTGACATCGGGCCCCGCCGCCCGAACCGTTCTCCGAATCGGTAATATTGCCAATAATGCCAGACTCTCGCGGGTTAGTGCAAATTCTCCGGCCAGCGCATCTTCGGCGGCAGTGCTCAGTTCTACTGTGGACCGTGCGTCTGGTGCTGTGAAGAGCCGATGGGTTGGTCAACCGACCGATGTCGCCATCTTGGACTTGCTAGACACTTTTGGTGAAGATGACCTTCGTGACCGCATCAGCAGGCGCGTGGCTGAAACCCCCTTCAGTTCCGAGCGTAAATGGATGGGTGTCATCATTGGCAGTGCGCAGAACGACGCACCATCCTTTACCGGTGCCAATAACGTAGCCTATATCAAGGGTGCTCTAGAGCAAGTCTTGACCCGGTGTGATACTTACCTAACCAAGGATGGTCGTGAGGTCATCTTGGATGAGCCGCGACGCCATACCGTAAGGCAGGCAGCAGAACACATGGCATCTGAGGGGCTTAGAGTGTTGGCGTTTGCGAGCGGAGCAGTCAGAGACACGGCCGGAGGGGGGAGGGTATTTGGTAGCAGGACCAGTACTCCCCTTTCAATCACAAGTCAGGgtgacgaggatgatcgATACACCGGACTAGTTTTTGCTGGGTTGGTTGGAATGAACGACCCTCCCCGAAAGGATGTCCACAAGTCCATCAGGCGTCTCATGGCGGGAGGAGTGCGAGTCATCATGATTACAGGAGATGCGGAGTCGACAGCCGTAGCGATTGCTAAGAAACTCGGAATGCCAGTAAGAGATTCTCCGGGGTCGAGGCCTGTTCTCACCGGTCAGGACCTAGACCGGATGAGTACTGCGGACCTTGCACAAGCTATTTCGACCACCTCAATTTTCGCCCGCACCAGCCCAGAACATAAAATGAAAATCGTGCGCGCTCTGCAGTCTCGGGGAGACGTCGTGGCCATGACTGGCGATGGAGTGAACGATGCACCAGCTTTGAAGAAAGCAGACATCGGCATTGCGATGGGCAAGTTGGGTACCGACGTTGCCAAGGAGGCTGCGGATATGATCCtgactgatgatgactttTCCACCATCTTGCGTGCGATCGAGCAAGGCAAGGGCATATTCTACAACATTCAGAACTTTATTACTTTCCAGCTTAGCACCAGTGTGGCTGCTCTGAGTCTTGTCTTGTTGAGTACTCTGTTAGGCTTCAAAAACCCATTGAACGCCATGCAAATCCTTTGGATCA ATATCCTCATGGATGGCCCACCAGCACAGTCATTGGGTGTTGAGCCTGTCGACCCGACCATAATGAATCGCCCACCGCGATCGAGAACGGCACGGGTTCTTACGAGACCGCTGATTCAACGAGTACTTACGTCGGCCTTTATGATTATGCTCGGTACGTTGGCGATCTATGTCTACGAGATGGGCGACGCCGATGACCTATCCACCCCGGGGAAGCGCTCCCGTGTGGTGACTGCCCACGACACGACCATGACGTTCACCTGCTTTGTCCTTTTCGACATGTTCAACGCTTTGACTTGTCGCAGCGAGAGCAAATCCGTGCTCCGCGGCGAGCTGCCACTCTTCGGGAACAAGATGTTTAACTATGCGGTTCTGGGCTCCTTGTTCGGACAGGCTTGCGTGATTTATGTTCCGTTCTTCCAGCGCATTTTCCAGACTGAACCCCTCAACGCCGCCCACCTACTCAAGCTTCTGTGCGTTTCAAGCACTGTGTTCTGGGTGGACGAGGGTCGGAAATACCTGAACGCCGTCAAGCGGCGAAGAGCAGTTGGGGTGGGGTACAGTGTCAATGTTTGA
- the meaA gene encoding ammonium transporter — MSSQPGVAPYVPDYASYNWTGAPANYAQLATNDIGGDSRTENVNKWFQSGDQAYIIVASAMVMVMIPGLGFLYSGLARRKSALSMIWACMASFSVVTFQWYFWGYSLAFSPTATNGYIGNLRNFGLMKTLADPSPGSPLIPNLLYAFYQMQFCGVTAAIIMGAVAERGRLLPAMVFTFIWATIVYCPMVCWVWNVNGWAFKYGVLDYAGGGPVEIGSGMAALAYSMVLGRRQERMMLNFRPHNVSLILLGTVFLWFGWLGFNGGSSFGANIRATVACWNTNLTAAFGAITWVLLDWRLARKWSMVGWCSGTISGLVAATPASGFLTPWASVILGIVTGVVCNYATKVKYWIRIDDSMDVFAEHGVAGIIGLIFNALFADDAIVGLDGVNTGTGVGGWVIHNYKQLYVQIAFIVASCAYSFVVSAIIAYVINAIPGLKLRASEEAELLGMDDDQLGEFAYDYVEVRRDYLAWTPQKHDQLEDGHEIPHAARYGIGEHSEMLEGQTPVGIDSRGCSEGDSGIQEIKIAPAPRPVAEHNPPAQVQETQVPPAAPQIDEKRDGSSQ, encoded by the exons ATGTCGTCTCAACCAGGCGTCGCTCCATATGTCCCGGACTATGCGTCATACAACTGGACTGGTGCTCCCGCGAACTATGCGCAGCTCGCCACAAATGATATTGGCGGTGATTCCA GAACGGAAAATGTGAACAAATGGTTTCAATCGGGTGACCAGGCGTACATCATCGTGGCCTCCgccatggtcatggtcatgatTCCTGGTCTTGGATTCCTGTACTCTGGTCTCGCTCGTCGTAAGTCGGCTCTGAGTATGATCTGGGCCTGTATGGCATCATTCTCGGTCGTTACCTTCCAGTGGTACTTTTGGGGCTATTCCCTCGCCTTCTCCCCTACTGCCACCAATGGCTACATTGGCAACCTTCGCAACTTTGGTCTCATGAAAACTCTGGCCGACCCGAGTCCTGGATCACCTCTCATTCCTAATCTCCTCTATGCTTTCTACCAG ATGCAATTCTGTGGCGTCACTGCGGCTATTATAATGGGCGCTGTTGCAGAACGTGGACGTCTGCTTCCGGCTATGGTTTTCACCTTCATCTGGGCTACTATTGTCTATTGTCCTATGGTTTGCTGGGTATGGAATGTGAATGGTTGGGCATTCAAATATGGTGTTTTGGATTACGCCGGTGGTGGTCCTGTCGAAATCGGATCCGGTATGGCAGCCCTCGCCTATTCGATGGTCCTCGGTCGTCGTCAGGAACGTATGATGTTGAACTTCCGTCCTCACAACGTCTCGCTCATTCTCCTCGGAACGGTCTTCCTCTGGTTTGGTTGGCTTGGATTCAACGGTGGTTCGTCCTTCGGTGCCAACATTCGGGCCACCGTGGCTTGCTGGAACACAAACTTGACTGCTGCCTTTGGAGCTATCACCTGGGTTCTTCTCGATTGGCGTCTGGCTAGAAAGTGGTCGATGGTCGGCTGGTGTTCCGGCACTATTTCCGGCCTGGTTGCTGCGACTCCCGCCTCTGGGTTTTTGACCCCTTGGGCCAGTGTTATCCTTGGTATCGTGACTGGCGTTGTTTGCAACTATGCCACCAAGG TTAAATACTGGATTCGCATCGATGACTCTATGGATGTGTTCGCCGAACACGGTGTCGCGGGAATCATTGGCCTTATTTTCAACGCCCTTTTCGCAGACGATGCGATCGTCGGTCTGGACGGTGTGAATACGGGAACAGGAGTCGGTGGATGGGTCATCCATAACTATAAGCAGCTCTACGTTCAAATTGCTTTCATCGTGGCTTCCTGCGCTTATTCCTTCGTCGTCTCCGCCATCATTGCCTATGTTATCAACGCTATTCCGGGTCTGAAACTGCGTGCCTCAGAAGAGGCCGAGTTGCTCGGCATGGATGACGACCAGCTCGGCGAGTTCGCATACGACTATGTCGAAGTTCGCCGCGATTACCTGGCCTGGACGCCTCAGAAGCACGACCAGCTTGAAGACGGCCATGAGATCCCCCACGCTGCCCGTTATGGCATTGGAGAGCACAGCGAGATGCTCGAAGGCCAGACTCCTGTGGGAATCGACAGCCGAGGATGCAGTGAAGGCGACTCTGGCATCCAGGAGATCAAGATTGCACCGGCTCCTCGGCCGGTCGCCGAGCACAATCCTCCGGCGCAAGTTCAAGAGACGCAGGTGCCacctgcagctcctcaaatCGACGAGAAGCGCGACGGCTCATCACAATAA
- a CDS encoding Golgi transport complex subunit COG4 has protein sequence MSECSKRLEQPLRYKLLTAHWCSISSVSGSDESPRCQQYNTKTHCNYHPRSCRPRGPDTMSRTEHSITNGRAVSSAQNGERPNAHLPIDVFNASSVAEIKAALSHLHDQEVAVTARLDALVASQKDFSRELGRLDLLRAHLGSQTSTTHAISHGMLSDAAATADRISSAVRQLDLEQSRVKATLEVVEQVSELKACVLGVAGSMGAPQDWETAASYLNRASKVPPEVVHGTFAAEMVPTAEVPDPPNVTLDNAAESLCGLFLREFDKAVKENDGAKITRFFKLFPLIGRSEVGLDVYGRYVCQGVASRARANLNAGTGGAQSKDGFFYANALTKLFEHIAQLIDGHGGLVERHYGPRKMTRVIERLQLEADLQGGIILDTWSDERHIDRKLTDIKSYAFTFLVQSFLPAQRSATPRSNSPATRDGLPAEDEGVDMKEIDGLLNEMAVMLSRWSLYCRFIAETCNATEDESQKFTPPKFLQEASLSKKITDRLINPFNTMTTFFFRRSVEKAFQLDEQPSGLTLHPQKPLKADPPHITSAVDDIMYIVNKVLQQSLATSQISVVTNVVPTLGRVLGSDFIGMTQRKMRDECYPKAPVQGAQPPEQTVISFLVLINNLDVAVDYIRRIVQNHTETKKTITGPDGQVEETDPLRSLFPVPAEAQLAAQTLQTLASSFESKVNDLLSDGIQVVFNNVVKHRLRPILADAFRDVEYQPRDDSDPTSTVYHEYGDGDEDVDDGASRAELVRPRFAASWTALLLPISRILTASSFDRLLNVTVAYLARLLEKRLWSYHGRINALGATRLERDVSGVVNAAVDVGGAQGASGRYRHREAFARCLQMVLVMGMDDDEWEDVTRGGETADVLDKISREERARIRAMVRR, from the exons ATGAGCGAATGTTCTAAGCGATTAGAGCAGCCCCTAAGGTATAAGCTTCTCACCGCCCACTGGTGCTCTATCTCCTCCGTATCTGGATCGGATGAATCTCCGCGCTGTCAACAATACAATACAAAGACACATTGCAACTACCACCCACGCTCCTGTCGACCTAGGGGTCCGGACACGATGTCCAGGACAGAACACTCCATCACCAACGGGCGTGCGGTCTCGTCTGCACAAAATGGAGAACGCCCGAACGCCCACCTCCCAATTGACGTGTTCAACGCCAGTTCCGTTGCGGAGATCAAGGCCGCCCTGTCACACCTCCATGATCAAGAGGTCGCCGTCACCGCTCGGTTGGACGCCCTTGTCGCATCACAGAAAGATTTCTCCCGGGAGCTAGGGCGGCTAGATCTTCTTCGCGCCCATTTGGGTTCCCAGACCAGCACCACCCACGCAATCAGCCATGGCATGTTGTCCGACGCTGCGGCGACCGCAGATCGCATCTCGAGCGCCGTCCGTCAGCTCGACCTGGAGCAGTCAAGAGTGAAAGCGACGCTGGAAGTGGTAGAGCAGGTTTCGGAACTGAAGGCTTGCGTTCTGGGGGTTGCAGGCTCCATGGGGGCCCCGCAGGACTGGGAAACGGCGGCCAGTTATTTGAACCGGGCGTCCAAGGTACCTCCGGAGGTGGTTCACGGTACTTTTGCAGCAGAGATGGTGCCGACCGCTGAGGTTCCTGACCCGCCAAATGTCACTCTGGACAATGCGGCTGAATCGCTTTGCGGCTTATTCCTGCGCGAGTTCGACAAGGCCGTCAAAGAGAACGATGGCGCCAAGATTACGCGgttcttcaagctctttcCTCTTATTGGCCGCTCCGAGGTTGGTCTGGATGTGTATGGGCGCTATGTATGCCAGGGAGTGGCATCGCGGGCGCGAGCGAACCTCAATGCCGGCACGGGAGGTGCTCAAAGCAAAGATGGCTTCTTCTACGCAAATGCGCTGACGAAACTGTTTGAGCATATCGCCCAGCTCATCGACGGACATGGAGGGCTTGTGGAGCGCCATTACGGCCCGCGGAAGATGACCAGGGTCATTGAACGTCTACAGCTCGAGGCGGATCTCCAGGGTGGGATTATTCTGGACACCTGGAGCGACGAGCGGCACATCGATCGCAAGCTTACAGACATCAAATCGTATGCCTTTACTTTCTTGGTACAGAGTTTTCTTCCCGCTCAACGCAGTGCAACGCCTCGGTCGAATTCCCCGGCGACTCGCGATGGGCTCCCCGCTGAAGACGAGGGTGTAGACATGAAGGAGATCGACGGGCTACTAAACGAAATGGCAGTCATGCTGAGCCGCTGGTCTCTCTACTGTCGATTCATCGCTGAAACTTGCAAT GCCACCGAGGACGAGAGTCAAAAGTTTACGCCACCCAAGTTTCTACAGGAAGCGAGTCTTTCCAAGAAAATCACTGACCGTCTGATCAATCCATTCAATACTATGACGACTTTTTTCTTTCGTCGCTCGGTTGAAAAGGCGTTTCAATTGGATGAACAGCCTTCTGGTCTGACACTACACCCTCAAAAGCCATTGAAGGCAGATCCTCCTCATATCACATCTGCAGTGGACGACATTATGTATATTGTCAACAAGGTCTTGCAACAGTCACTGGCCACGTCACAAATCTCGGTAGTGACTAATGTCGTCCCCACATTGGGACGAGTTCTTGGATCGGACTTCATCGGAATGACCCAAAGAAAGATGCGTGATGAATGCTATCCCAAAGCGCCCGTCCAGGGGGCTCAGCCGCCTGAACAGACCGTAATCTCTTTTCTGGTCTTGATCAATAACCTGGATGTTGCCGTCGACTACATACGCCGCATTGTGCAGAACCACACCGAGACGAAAAAGACCATCACTGGCCCGGACGGTCAGGTTGAGGAAACTGACCCGCTGAGGTCCCTGTTCCCCGTGCCTGCAGAAGCCCAACTTGCGGCTCAGACGCTGCAGACCCTCGCCTCGTCCTTCGAGTCCAAGGTGAACGACCTCCTGTCCGACGGTATTCAGGTCGTATTCAACAATGTCGTCAAGCACCGCCTGCGACCTATCCTTGCAGATGCTTTCAGAGACGTCGAATACCAGCCACGGGATGACAGCGACCCAACGAGCACAGTCTACCACGAGTacggcgacggcgacgaggACGTCGACGACGGCGCCAGCCGAGCGGAGCTAGTCCGTCCCCGTTTCGCCGCCAGCTGGACTGCGCTTCTCCTCCCCATCTCCCGCATCCTCACAGCCTCGAGCTTTGATCGCCTCCTGAACGTCACAGTCGCGTATCTGGCCCGCCTGCTCGAGAAGCGACTATGGTCATACCACGGACGGATCAACGCACTCGGCGCCACCCGACTCGAGCGCGACGTCTCGGGCGTGGTGAACGCAGCGGTGGACGTCGGCGGCGCCCAGGGTGCCTCAGGACGATACCGACACCGGGAGGCGTTCGCCCGCTGCCTGCAGATGGTGCTGGTGATGGGCATGGACGACGACGAATGGGAGGATGTCACCCGCGGCGGCGAAACGGCAGACGTGCTCGATAAGATCAGCCGGGAGGAGCGCGCGCGCATCCGTGCAATGGTGCGGCGGTGA